The sequence AGGACAACCCGGACTACTACCTGCGCTACAACAAGAGTTTCAGCCGGATGGGCGGCACGATGCGCTACCTGTCCGCCGATAACAGGGATTTCCTGCCGGCCCTTCACGCTGAACTGACAACAGGGAACAGGGACTGATATGAACGAGCATATCAAACAACTGACTAAAGACTACCCGCAGCTCGAATCCTGCGCCGCGGAGATCGACAGCGCGTTCGAGCTGCTCGCGGGCTGTTTCCGCTCCGGCGCCAAGCTGCTGCTGGCGGGCAACGGCGGCAGCGCGGCCGACTGCGGGCACTGGGCCGGCGAGCTGCTCAAAGGTTTTCGCCGCCGGCGGCCCTTGGGCCCAAAGGAAGTTGATATGCTGGGCCCGGAACTCGGCAAAAACATTCAGGGCGGTCTGCCCGCGGTGCCGCTGCCCTCGCTGGTGTCGTTCGCCACAGCCTGGGCCAACGACT is a genomic window of Candidatus Glassbacteria bacterium containing:
- a CDS encoding SIS domain-containing protein, which codes for MNEHIKQLTKDYPQLESCAAEIDSAFELLAGCFRSGAKLLLAGNGGSAADCGHWAGELLKGFRRRRPLGPKEVDMLGPELGKNIQGGLPAVPLPSLVSFATAWANDCAPEYVFAQGVWALGSEGDVFAGLSTSGNSANILRAAETAAARGIKVLGLTGADGGELAALCEVCIRVPESEVHRVQQLHLPVYHCLCLMVEDEFFPA